TAACATTACacgttttaatttttttttactcatATTTATTGGCCCCTTGATTTTTTAAgatgtttttttacatttttaataggaagccttttattatatttatttataaatatgtaattATGCTTCttgttaatttattgtttgaATATCGCATTACTCTGTAGATAATAGGgaatcatgtttttattaaatcatgtaaacctttatataaaaattatattataatgaatgtatattatttgtaatgaacTATACTACTGTGATACCCACAGTGATACCCACAGTGGTTTAATTTATATGATGAGTGGCTGTGTGgctgatgatgaagaagatagAGAGTAACatgcattttattttgataagaAGTtatgcctacactatcaaactttatgtgtcaaaaaagtgatgtgctcaaatatgtccatatataggcacatcacatttgtttgtcacataaagtttgatagtgtagacaaggcttaaacAATATTTAGTATTTATAGTGCACTTTCCACCCCACCTGTTGGTACCCAATGCATTCTTGgcaataatattacaatttgtTAACCCTCCTATTTCTTTGTACAACCTGTaattaatttgcctttggatttattaaataatatacactAATACGGTAATATGAGTTGAATGGTTTGTGCTGCTAAAACAAACCCTTATTTGGAAGTGAAATTAAACTATGAAGCTTATTAATATGtatgaaaagaaaataaaaactgataATGTATTTAAATCATAGATAACCATAGATATATATCCATATAGAGATATACAGTAACCATATAGGTCAAAAGTGCAGTAGATGTACAGGGATATTCATGGGATCCTGACCTCTCTAAATTTACATAGTGCCCTCTTAGGGTAGTTTCTAGTTGTATACAACACAGATATTATGGATTTATCAATTCTAGcaaacatacattttattttttacctctCAGTTTTCGTTATGCACACATGGAAACTACATCCCCCTTTCCTATAGGCACCTCATGTCCTCCCCCTCCCCTTCCAACAAGCACCACTCTGTGCTATGATTTTCTCCCCCACACTTTATTTATGCTGATACCTTGCCTCTATCCACCACCCCTGCTACTTACATCATTATTGTTAATCATCATATTTAATTTGTGCTCAGTTTCAATGTTTCCACCGCTCAAAAAACTCTGGCAACATCAGCTTTAGCAATAAGTTAAGTGGTGtctatatttcattaaaaatatacaCTTTAATAATAAGatagattattttgttattatttgtcatcACATAGAATCCCTGATAAGGGTTATTCTATCAATAAATTCCATTGGTCGTATTTCAGAGATGATGTTCACTGTTTGACGAAAGTTCATCTGGTTTTTTTGAATGAGAGaataaactactgtatttatgaTATATGTAACTGTGttgtgtttttgttgttttccaCTACATACACTGTAGTTAGTCACTTTCTTCGTGTATTAAATGATTTTGTGGGccattatatttacagtaaaattaaataaGCTGATTTAAAGTAGTGTTGAATTTCTgaagtttcaaccaatcagagcacagattttttttttaactcaatTGTGTTGTTGCATGTGGTAATCCTGGTTTTGAGCAGATGATAAGTGACCACCATACTACAGAAAAGTAAAAGATGCCCTCCAGGATGGTCACAAGAGACTTAAGGCACCAGGCAGTgactaataattttaaacaagcCTAGCTGGTGAATTGACAGAAGAAACAACAAAAACTGTGTCAAGGTAGGCAGCGAGAGGAAGCACGTCATGTGTCAAGCAAGGTGGGCAGCGAGAGGAAGCACGTCGTGTCAAGGTAGGCAGCGAGAGGAAGCACGTCATGTGTCAAGCAAGGTGGGCAGCGAGACGAAGCATGTCGTGTCAAGGTAGGCAGCGAGAGGAAGCACGTCATGTGTCAAGCAAGGTGGGCAGCGAGACGAAGCATGTCGTGTCAAGGTAGGCAGCGAGAGGAAGCACGTCGTGTGTCAAGCAAGGTGGGCAGCGAGAGGAAGCACGTCGTGTGTCGGGCAGCGAGAGGAAGCATGTATCGACTTTAGTACATAcacaataaattttaattacatttagGTTGATTGATAATCCAAAATAAAACAGATTAACTTTTATGCTGCTAGAACAACTTTTAATTCAAattgatttcaatttattaCATGATTTCCAAACATAAGAGAAAACAGTTATTGCTGTTaaaattagtaataaattaaaaagattatGTAGTTGATTTTAAACTGCAGATTAACTTTTCCTTACCTACTAAATTCGCACTTACTCCAACACATAGTTTAGCAACTTGATCAAAACATAATGCACAGCAAGAATACTAAATGCTTTTTACAGTGTTGTACTACTACCAGACCACAGTCTCAAGCTCTGTctcactatcaaattagtttgacaaaaataatgtgcccaaatatggtagtaatattctcaaatatggtagtgatgacatcatgtatgggcacatcacatgtgtttgtttgtgtaaagtttgatagtgtggacagagcttcaCACACACTTAAGTCTCACACAAGCAATCTGTTCTCTATTCCATGACTGTTGTATCAATTGTGACCAAGCTCTAGGTTGAAAACCGGAACAAAAAATCTCCATGAAAATTAATGTTATGTATTCTTATGGGAAACTACTTTATACAACCACGAAAGATTGAGGTTTATGTACATTATACAATATCTATTCTACTAAGAAAGCATTGATTGTAAGATAGGACTAAAGGCTAGGTCATAAATGTTGGGAGGGTTGTTGAAAAGGGGACTAAAGATGCTCTGTTATGACTTTTTCAGAGGGGGAGGTATGGTCCTGCCTTAAAGGATGTAGACATATTaatgcaataaaaaataaatattactaactGCTGTACTACACAATGACTCATTTAAATGGGATATGTACAAAGAGgtaacaaaaaatgttgttaatacaatacaatatatacaatgGAAAACTGGATTATCTGAATTTTAGTTGGTTTGTTGTTGTGAACTATACATATATTGCAAATGTCAATGTCTGCTGTGCCAACAGAATAGGTATCTGCATGTAGCTCATCTtacttaaactctgtctacactatcaaactagtttgacaaaaaatatggtagtgatatacccaaatctggtagtggtatgacattatcatgtccatatattggcactcatcacattttttggcacatgcattttgatagtgtagacagagctttaggaatgttaatatataataaattacaattagcaatcttaattacattaatataacaataatcataaaaattacattaatcTTGAAATATTAGCAATGGTGGTGCTGTAGTAAAagcaatacaattatttttgaaGTTGCTTAGAAAAAAAGACATTTGTTACGATCATTAAAATGTTACTGTGCTCAAGTATCTCataaagcatggttcccacaaGTACACAACGTAAGTACGCTGCCTGCAAGTGTTTCGAccaattgtgattggtcaagtcaCTTGCGTTGCAACCTACTACGTGGGAAGCAAGCTTTAATGAAAACACctgaaataatgaaaaaaaaaaacaacataatattgCGATAATACCCACAGAACAGTTACAGTATACAACCAGTTGGTATCGTAGTTGTTGAATGGTCGCTGGGTGAGTTTAAACCAGTTACAGTAAGAGTTTATTTTAAACTGATGTTTGATAAATTCCACCTGTTGATGAGTTACCATCTTGAATTGAACACGTTGGTGTCGTAGTTGTTGAATGGTCGCTGGGTGAGTTTAAACCAGTTACAGTAAGAGTTTATTTTAAACTGATGTTTGATAAATTCCACCTGTTGATGAGTTACCATCTTGAATTGAACCAGTTGGTGTCGTAGTCGTTGAATGATCGCTGGGTGAGTTTAAACTTTCCACATCCTCCTGTCTACTGTGAGTTTGACGATCAGATAATGTTAGTTCTGCAATTACAACATTATGTCtaattaagtattttatttatatttacatcaTCATAATCCTTCAGATATCAACCAAGTGTGATATAAATATGCAATAAAAGTGCACAGTGAATGCTACCACAGATAGtgaatgtaaacaaataaacaactCACCGGCACTTTGCACGCTTGGAGTGCTGGGTTCCGAGTCTCCCAGCAATGTGACCGTTTCTCTCGTATCTTCAATTTTTCGATTATTAGCGTTTACAGTCGGGGTTCTGTTGATTGTCAGGTGTTCGTACGGTGGTGGCAAGTCAGTATTTTCATCTTTGCAAAGTCTAAAGATAACAGAAACAAAAagatatataattaaattttgaataaaaatctCTCAACTTCATTTGTTTGTCGCTCGAATTACTGGATTTGTTTACAATAAAGAAGGCAAATTTAAAATGAGTTTCTATAAAACCTATGTCCCTTATATTTTTCATATATTCTCATTATGATACATAATTCACATTAAATTAATAGTTGTATTAATAGTTGTATTAATAGTTGCTGTGAGAACACAAAATAGAACACCAtacataagctctgtctacaccatcaaaactagtttgacaaaaacaaatatggtagtgatatgcacaaatatggtagtgatatgacatcatcatgtccatatatgggcacatcactttttttgtcacataaagtttgatagtgtagacagggcttaagtaATGAAGTGTAATAACATTGGCCTAGGTATGGATTGATTCTATTAGTTATTACTGATCTGCAAAAAGCACTGAACCATGACAAGCCCAAGGATTAGTCACTGTTGATATGGTAATTGATTGATACATCATGCACGCTGCTTAGCTAAAACGAGGAGTTGTTTTAACTCTCTGGCAAAAATCAATAGATAAAACTTGTCTCACCTGTATGGAGGAGGGGGACTCTGGAACAGACCATCAAATTCATCAGGGGGTGGTGGAGGACCACACCCTACCTCAAAATCTACCTGCGACAGTTGCTGTAAATGTTCCCTATCCCGCActgtaataacaaaatattcatGATAGTTAAACGGGTCATGGTCTAGTTGGGTTAACaaacaaccaacaaaaaaaTGACACAAAATCAAAATTACGTACAAATCCGTAAGTAGGCCATTCTTCTTTGTCGCATCCGATATATCATAATGAGAACGACTCCGAGAATGAAGAAAGAAAATGCCATAGTCAACATCCACTGCATGTTTGTCTCAATATTTTTACCTGAcgttaaaaaagaaagaatataATAAGTCTCAAGAGTGGATTATGAAATAGTCTCAAGAAGGATAAAGTTGTGATGTTGATTTCACACAAATTCATATTGCTTACCATTGTCCCCTCCCTTACACGTGTAGCCACAACACTCTACATTAGACCGTGTGTAATCGTTGCAGCTAGGCAATGCGCATGAAGCAGACGAACACATGGTGGATTCACCACAGGTACATGAGATACATGGATCAGACTGAACTGGTTTAAACCGGTCGCCTGATTTATAGACCTTGTCAAGCCCATCAAAGCAAATGTAGTCAACGTCTGTGAAATAATCAATTCAAATTCTGACCGTTTTATTATTGGCATAATGGGTCATTTTGAGAGGAAGTATGGGTTAAAAATTGAAagtaatattagtattttttttatttcataaacaaattgaaagtaaatactatattattaataaataccttTTTTGCATACATATCCAATCTCATTGTTACAGCTGGTTAGGTCAATTCCAAGCCTTGGCCCGTCCCGCATACTCACATACCCGCAACGTGTGTCGTTCAAGAATGCTGGATCTGAGAGACTATGGTGATCTATCATATGCACTTCTAGCATAACAGCCTGTTGATGGTTTAGAGGTTGATCTCGATTGACCTCTGACCAGTTTGAACTATTGACCCTTTCTGAGTACTGATATCCAATCCAGTAAGTAACTAAAGGGGGCTCTTTCCATGCATTTACCAATAGGCCTAAGAATTTTAATTCTAGATCGTTTTCTGCTGTAGCTAAATGAGCATTTGTCTCGTGACATGCTTTTTCTGCTTCACCGAAACTTACAgcttttttgttgaatttataaCAAGAAGGTTGTTTTAAGTTGGAATTTATCCATCCATCTGGACATTTTTCTGAaagagaaaacatttttattattaaacccAAAAGAATATAACCAACATATTAGGcttgttgaattaaaaaaaatgaaaagaaaagacTAAAAATTCAGTCACTTTAAAGAGACAATTACGATTCTTGGAACATACGTACCTTCTATGCGTATACCTGATAAATGATATTCTGGCCGTCGCACATACGTTTCTGATGGAGCTTGTGGTGTGGTTTGAGGGACTGGTAGACTACACAACACAAAACTTGGATTTACagctattaaataaaaatttattaaaatctgttaaacaaaatttcattcaaaaaagATTTAAAGGAGCTTTCTTCAATTTGCAATGCTTGAATTTGTCTTATCATTTATTGTTTGAATTCAGGATGTGCATCTTAATTTTTGCGGATTCTATGTTCACACGTGACAACCAACGTGTACATACAACATACAGTAGGTCTAATGTCATTGCAAATTGAAACAGATCCCATTATTGAAACCTCCCACCCTACTGTATGTATTTCTGAAAAGTTCACTAAATAagtttcaaatcaaatctacgaaaacaaattgaatcaggattacaatttttaaagctTTATTATTCATATCATTCAATTTATATCACAATAATTTTAATGGAGTTATACAATCATTCAATTTATATcacaatattaattttaatggaGTTTAATTACATATCCtacctagttaggcctaggctaggctatattaATTATACTGAAAATGTCgttcttcaaaataaaatatttttgtttttatttacaatattaattatggGAAATTTTCAATCATACTAGTTAATACTAGGCCTGGAACTAGACTTTTCATCTTCCCTCCGCCCTCAGCATAACATACACACAACATAGGCCTAAAGTAaaggcctacctaggccctagAGGCCTaggattattatttaatttaaaggtGTCATCAGACACacaatgaacaaaaaaaataaaaacacatcaCAAATACTAACCAATGACGAGTCCTATCGCTGTCATCATCACACATTTAGACAATTTTTCgaagattattttaaaattcatgttTCTCACAAACAACCCTTAGGCCTATTATCACGTAAACATTATTTTAGAACATTATAAGCTAGCCTATCTGGGGAGAGAGAGAGTAAACTTGTACTTTTTCGATCCATAAAATGGCTTCTTTGTGACCTGTTCGGCGACCAATAGGTCAAATCCATTTTCTGTCACGTGACACAGATGATAAGAAGAAATAAAGAACTCGAGCGTTTTTTATTTTGGACGTTGTTTATTCTGCATGCAACACGGGTTTTTTTGTTAGGCTAACTGCCGATCTATCTAAAATCATAGTTAATGTGAGTtaggttgtttttttaaatctcaTCATAGGCCTAAACTGCTAGTTCTACTATTACCATTGTAGCTGAGACAGGTCCTGTGACTGTGTCAGTAGTTGAGAGCCTGATAACTAGTGATACTCTGGCTAGGCCTTAGTTAGCCTCTAGCTAGCTGTCTGTGACAGTGATGATAGCGTGCTGGAATGCGTCCAGACGGGAGAGTGAATTTCATTTCAGGAGTCGAGTATGAATAATTAGGGCCTAGCCTTGTGTTTGTAGGTCAGTTCCTGTCTACCTGCCTCTACGTAAGGCGTCCGTGCCTAGACTAAGCTAGTACGTAGTAATACTGCTAGTGGTGGTAGTGgcggtgtcagatgaaatcagtcgcgtctgaaatcggtcgcgataaaatcaacttccggtattttgtatggcgcgccgttAATAGAGCTATACGTTtaatgatatcggtcgcgtttgaaatcggtcgcgctattttgcaTGGGACGCACTagatacattttttaatgaaaatgctaattatgtttttagttaattttgaatatagaatttctaatactattaacattttgtttacctcgatcgttattatttttttagtacagtaggcctaaatataaatatttatctcattatttataaataatttgtgttttcattttatcttacaggtgtcaatgaataattgtaatgtgttcgtttagaaaatcgttttaaaaagtgttattgaatattgtttaagtttttgaaaagattagcatgccactgtttaaagttttaaaaatgttgaattaaacaagtagacgcgcctattgcgtattttttaatcacagttaattacgaaactagttctatacctgcaagtggataccagctactagtaactcgccttttaactaaataataatcattttttactaGAAAATATTTTAGAcctaaacattagaaataaaaatatacacgtgatttgcctcaacaatattcattataggcctaaacttaatattatcctacataacgtacggacataaataaaatagaaattataatACGGTAAGGTAATCCAATAGTAAGTTTTTAAcgacatggatatgatatatctgccacagtatgcataagtataaaaatagatacgctggctttacgggctatatattgtttgattaataaaaaacacagacgtatattctctatataataatattaattacagtacataataaaatagaggtaaattattatatgcctaataaaatatttaaacttgtttagaaatggccatttagaaaagacacagtccttcttctccgagacctgtgaaaaaaaaaaaaatgataataaatatttattaaccaaaataaaaaatatccacataaataatctagttcctaaaaaatatcaattaaataaactatataaacgaagaaaatgtatatcccgctagcatgcatctcgctccatacaaaatagctcGACCGATTTAAAACGCGACcgatttaaaaatacaaaataccggaagttgattttatcgcgaccgatttcagacgcgaccgatttcatcgtaaaccgTAGTGGCTGTCACCGGGccatgtttattatatttttctaaaaagtaaaatattaaaaacaaaaattctgTAATTAAATAGTatgcataattattaatatatacacaTTCAATATGCATCTGCTCAATGATAATGTATTGTGTGGTCTACTATGGAGGTATAATTTACgtctataatattaataactataCGGACTATCCACAGTGATGttgttgaataaattaaaagtaaaagacgtttactatataatttcaatataaaatttaatgacaaaaagagagatcgacgttattattgttttgtattcacttgatcttgaaaatggttctatgatggtaccgaaacgtcgatctctctttttgtcattaaattttatattgaaattaaaagtaagtttattttttttatcagaggcttatgatttaaatattattactattagtgaTATTTATTGAGATTTATATGAACTTATGGCCTCACTGTGGGGAGTGAACAGTACACCAGCAACTGAACAATGGAATTACAACGTTTCAACCAGCAGACAAACTACATACAATCAAAGACCAGTAGCAGGAGAAGTTGATGCAGGTTTATCACGAAACAAGACAACATTCAGAAAGAAACATTTGTCTAATAGTTTTACAACGTAAGATGCAAAAATTAGATATGCAAATGTTAAACATAGAATAATGTAGAAAAGAATTGGGAAGCTCTCAAAAATGTGACCAATCACCAATACCATGTGTATATCTTGCCCATTCCATCCAAAAGCATGTctcaattaatattttaacattacaactttttcattatacagtaaataacattaaacaataataatataactttataataaaatataatgacaaaaaacaagaagaTCGACATTTCGGAACCATCAtggaaccattttcaagatcaagtgattgaattatacaaaattaacaaacacCAAAGGTGACAGGAAATACTAATTAATTGGTTAATTAACAACAAAGAAGGCCTAAGATTCTAAGGCTTAAGTTATTAAGATCCTCCTTcttaatttataaacaatttagctTTGACTGAATCGTTTTGTTTATTAAGTGTAGGTTTCAGTTCTTTGATCCAGAGCATTTccttaattaaacaatcaaattTGGATTTGCACTTAGACAATATCCTGAAATGATTAAAAGTTTCAATAGGACTTATATTATGTTTCTTTAAATGCTCTCCTATGGTGCCTTTACtgtgtaataatataattgctatttttaatacaattacagTACACTGTATTCTCATATTGTGAAATAAGTTgacattttaaatcaaattttacttttcactcattttttaaaactgcctaacatttggtttttataatatattgtttttagtattaaatagtaattaaaattactaaaataatattttttaccttaaGGAATTGGAATTGTTCAGAAAcaagaaaatgtaaatttacTGGTCAAAGGTCAACGTCTAAGAGACACTGTGAACTGCAAGGGTAAGCATAGTgtactgtaaattatttattaaaattgggtgaaataccaataataataataaacttttataAAGCGCTATTTACTGATGTCACACAGCGCTAAAAGACCAACAAGAATTATTGAAAAAGGTGAAATTTTAGAAGTGACTTGAATTgcttaaagttgtattgtcccttgaaacacaaaaagtgaaagtcaaaatattctaaatttaaatttagtaataacaaagtcgaaaattcgagccaaacacaacaagtttacgtaattaacagttaaattaatttgattacatttcgtctggaaaatcgtcgcgagcgaaagtaaacaaagatttcaaaccatgagtatgcattatgcatgatgctaattaggattgtttacaactcgtcacggttgagaaggtgttttcacacacaTCGCGAgacagttttatgattatgcatacagagtagccaaacaagcgcattaCATTATGAGAAATGATCCACTACGCATTTATTCTTTGTTCTT
This is a stretch of genomic DNA from Antedon mediterranea chromosome 3, ecAntMedi1.1, whole genome shotgun sequence. It encodes these proteins:
- the LOC140045456 gene encoding integral membrane protein DGCR2/IDD-like, translated to MNFKIIFEKLSKCVMMTAIGLVIAVNPSFVLCSLPVPQTTPQAPSETYVRRPEYHLSGIRIEEKCPDGWINSNLKQPSCYKFNKKAVSFGEAEKACHETNAHLATAENDLELKFLGLLVNAWKEPPLVTYWIGYQYSERVNSSNWSEVNRDQPLNHQQAVMLEVHMIDHHSLSDPAFLNDTRCGYVSMRDGPRLGIDLTSCNNEIGYVCKKDVDYICFDGLDKVYKSGDRFKPVQSDPCISCTCGESTMCSSASCALPSCNDYTRSNVECCGYTCKGGDNGKNIETNMQWMLTMAFSFFILGVVLIMIYRMRQRRMAYLRILRDREHLQQLSQVDFEVGCGPPPPPDEFDGLFQSPPPPYRLCKDENTDLPPPYEHLTINRTPTVNANNRKIEDTRETVTLLGDSEPSTPSVQSAELTLSDRQTHSRQEDVESLNSPSDHSTTTTPTGSIQDGNSSTGGIYQTSV